A window from Chiroxiphia lanceolata isolate bChiLan1 chromosome 3, bChiLan1.pri, whole genome shotgun sequence encodes these proteins:
- the MKKS gene encoding McKusick-Kaufman/Bardet-Biedl syndromes putative chaperonin isoform X2, with protein MSRLEAKKPPLFISEPLTKDAVCQSLLLLSRIFKSSYGPAGRLKQLHNGVGGCVCTTSQSSALLRHLSVRDPVLRVLTASVQNHVSRFSDCGLFTAILCCSLIENFRSLNVAPCTVIKITRHLLSSCMDYLKSEACGCRVSVDFSSVETLVCLTNAVLGKCVIVPVKGRRVMDSTVLPGLLIETPEIQLGKPLAIKRTGSNMIKIALFCVSMSGDSFSPEEGTIAVRHGISLEMSELNQLLNVGKQLVNDGVGLVVCQKVIHPSLKQYLKENHVMAVDRAGLSLMEPLSRMTGSKPIASIHSLSPGCYGSLKDVSIERVASKHFVHLIPEDTVICSLILCNRSETAWDELKRVCETAEHVLQLTMKEPLALLGGGCTETHLASYIRYKSSSLSTSTFQDLGCSQTQYQLVADGFCRSLESVARSLNRDGGEILTDLVYGHCWFVPSGLPSVSNWSDVVSKCGCGINGNTEDLSWRILEGQSCSPVIQGCPKEPSVKVTDFVTLDCFAAKCSGLQVALETANLVLDLSYIIEDQN; from the exons ATGTCTCGTCTTGAAGCTAAAAAGCCTCCGTTATTTATTAGTGAACCTTTAACTAAAGACGCGGTGTGTCAGTCGCTGCTTCTGCTTAGCAGGATATTTAAATCTTCCTATGGTCCTGCTGGGAGACTCAAACAGCTCCACAACGGTGTGGGAGGCTGTGTTTGTACAACTTCCCAGTCCTCAGCTCTCCTGAGGCACCTTTCCGTCCGCGATCCCGTGCTCCGTGTTCTCACAGCCTCTGTGCAGAACCATGTCTCGCGCTTCAGCGACTGTGGCTTGTTTACTGCCATCCTTTGCTGTAGCTTGATTGAAAACTTTAGAAGCCTGAATGTTGCACCTTGCACTGTCATTAAAATAACCAGGCACCTCCTGAGTTCGTGCATGGACTACCTGAAATCTGAGGCTTGTGGTTGCCGGGTGTCCGTGGATTTTAGCAGCGTTGAGACCCTGGTTTGTTTG ACTAATGCTGTTTTAGGAAAGTGTGTGATAGTACCTGTGAAAGGAAGAAGAGTTATGGATTCTACAGTTCTTCCTGGACTACTGATAGAAACACCAGAAATTCAGCTGGGAAAACCACTTGCTATCAAAAGAACTGGTTCAAACATGATCAAGATTGCACTTTTCTGTGTGTCCATGTCAGGAGACAGCTTCAGCCCTGAGGAAGGAACTATAGCAGTCCGCCACGGAATTTCTCTAGAAATGTCAGAGCTGAATCAGTTGCTGAATGTAGGGAAGCAGCTGGTTAATGATGGGGTCGGCCTTGTGGTGTGCCAGAAAGTGATCCATCCATCCTTGAAACAGTACCTGAAGGAGAACCACGTCATGGCTGtggacagagctgggctgtcTCTGATGGAGCCCCTGAGCCGGATGACAG GTTCAAAGCCTATAGCTTCCATACACTCCTTGTCTCCTGGTTGTTATGGCAGTTTGAAAGATGTCAGCATTGAGAGGGTtgcttcaaaacattttgtgcaTCTAATTCCTGAGGACACAGTTATCTGCAGCTTGATACTCTGTAACAGAAGTGAAACAGCGTGGGATGAGCTGAAG CGTGTCTGTGAAACTGCAGAACATGTGTTACAGTTAACAATGAAGGAACCTTTGGCATTGTTAGGAGGGGGCTGTACAGAAACTCACCTGGCTTCATACATAAGATACAAG agTTCTAGTCTGTCCACCAGCACTTTTCAAGACCTAGGTTGTTCTCAGACACAATACCAGTTGGTTGCTGATGGGTTTTGCCGTTCCCTGGAGTCTGTAGCTCGCTCTCTGAATCGTGATGGTGGAGAAATTCTAACAGATCTGGTTTATGGACACTGTTGGTTTGTTCCATCAGGTCTTCCCTCTGTCTCAAACTGGTCAGACGTAGTTTCAAAATGTGGTTGTGGGATTAATGGTAACACGGAGGACCTCAGCTGGAGGATTTTGGAAGGCCAATCTTGCTCTCCTGTTATACAGGGCTGCCCTAAAGAGCCCTCAGTAAAAGTTACTGACTTTGTGACATTGGACTGTTTTGCTGCAAAATGTAGTGGCCTGCAAGTAGCTCTGGAGACAGCCAACCTGGTCCTGGATCTCTCATACATAATTGAAGATCAAAATTAG
- the MKKS gene encoding McKusick-Kaufman/Bardet-Biedl syndromes putative chaperonin isoform X1, with the protein MSRLEAKKPPLFISEPLTKDAVCQSLLLLSRIFKSSYGPAGRLKQLHNGVGGCVCTTSQSSALLRHLSVRDPVLRVLTASVQNHVSRFSDCGLFTAILCCSLIENFRSLNVAPCTVIKITRHLLSSCMDYLKSEACGCRVSVDFSSVETLVCLVRSVLTSKPACMLNKTEVEHLATLVLKAFLFTVPCHVETNAVLGKCVIVPVKGRRVMDSTVLPGLLIETPEIQLGKPLAIKRTGSNMIKIALFCVSMSGDSFSPEEGTIAVRHGISLEMSELNQLLNVGKQLVNDGVGLVVCQKVIHPSLKQYLKENHVMAVDRAGLSLMEPLSRMTGSKPIASIHSLSPGCYGSLKDVSIERVASKHFVHLIPEDTVICSLILCNRSETAWDELKRVCETAEHVLQLTMKEPLALLGGGCTETHLASYIRYKSSSLSTSTFQDLGCSQTQYQLVADGFCRSLESVARSLNRDGGEILTDLVYGHCWFVPSGLPSVSNWSDVVSKCGCGINGNTEDLSWRILEGQSCSPVIQGCPKEPSVKVTDFVTLDCFAAKCSGLQVALETANLVLDLSYIIEDQN; encoded by the exons ATGTCTCGTCTTGAAGCTAAAAAGCCTCCGTTATTTATTAGTGAACCTTTAACTAAAGACGCGGTGTGTCAGTCGCTGCTTCTGCTTAGCAGGATATTTAAATCTTCCTATGGTCCTGCTGGGAGACTCAAACAGCTCCACAACGGTGTGGGAGGCTGTGTTTGTACAACTTCCCAGTCCTCAGCTCTCCTGAGGCACCTTTCCGTCCGCGATCCCGTGCTCCGTGTTCTCACAGCCTCTGTGCAGAACCATGTCTCGCGCTTCAGCGACTGTGGCTTGTTTACTGCCATCCTTTGCTGTAGCTTGATTGAAAACTTTAGAAGCCTGAATGTTGCACCTTGCACTGTCATTAAAATAACCAGGCACCTCCTGAGTTCGTGCATGGACTACCTGAAATCTGAGGCTTGTGGTTGCCGGGTGTCCGTGGATTTTAGCAGCGTTGAGACCCTGGTTTGTTTGGTACGTAGCGTTTTAACAAGCAAACCTGCTTGCATGCttaataaaacagaagttgAGCATCTCGCCACACTggttttaaaggcttttttatttactgttccATGTCATGTTGAGACTAATGCTGTTTTAGGAAAGTGTGTGATAGTACCTGTGAAAGGAAGAAGAGTTATGGATTCTACAGTTCTTCCTGGACTACTGATAGAAACACCAGAAATTCAGCTGGGAAAACCACTTGCTATCAAAAGAACTGGTTCAAACATGATCAAGATTGCACTTTTCTGTGTGTCCATGTCAGGAGACAGCTTCAGCCCTGAGGAAGGAACTATAGCAGTCCGCCACGGAATTTCTCTAGAAATGTCAGAGCTGAATCAGTTGCTGAATGTAGGGAAGCAGCTGGTTAATGATGGGGTCGGCCTTGTGGTGTGCCAGAAAGTGATCCATCCATCCTTGAAACAGTACCTGAAGGAGAACCACGTCATGGCTGtggacagagctgggctgtcTCTGATGGAGCCCCTGAGCCGGATGACAG GTTCAAAGCCTATAGCTTCCATACACTCCTTGTCTCCTGGTTGTTATGGCAGTTTGAAAGATGTCAGCATTGAGAGGGTtgcttcaaaacattttgtgcaTCTAATTCCTGAGGACACAGTTATCTGCAGCTTGATACTCTGTAACAGAAGTGAAACAGCGTGGGATGAGCTGAAG CGTGTCTGTGAAACTGCAGAACATGTGTTACAGTTAACAATGAAGGAACCTTTGGCATTGTTAGGAGGGGGCTGTACAGAAACTCACCTGGCTTCATACATAAGATACAAG agTTCTAGTCTGTCCACCAGCACTTTTCAAGACCTAGGTTGTTCTCAGACACAATACCAGTTGGTTGCTGATGGGTTTTGCCGTTCCCTGGAGTCTGTAGCTCGCTCTCTGAATCGTGATGGTGGAGAAATTCTAACAGATCTGGTTTATGGACACTGTTGGTTTGTTCCATCAGGTCTTCCCTCTGTCTCAAACTGGTCAGACGTAGTTTCAAAATGTGGTTGTGGGATTAATGGTAACACGGAGGACCTCAGCTGGAGGATTTTGGAAGGCCAATCTTGCTCTCCTGTTATACAGGGCTGCCCTAAAGAGCCCTCAGTAAAAGTTACTGACTTTGTGACATTGGACTGTTTTGCTGCAAAATGTAGTGGCCTGCAAGTAGCTCTGGAGACAGCCAACCTGGTCCTGGATCTCTCATACATAATTGAAGATCAAAATTAG